In Myxocyprinus asiaticus isolate MX2 ecotype Aquarium Trade chromosome 3, UBuf_Myxa_2, whole genome shotgun sequence, the following proteins share a genomic window:
- the LOC127417356 gene encoding pentatricopeptide repeat-containing protein 2, mitochondrial-like yields MALRGLNGCARIVLTDASRAAVLRGALLQSDCLKCHCGGRRHLLSEDVVKLQDFQQRKLAVAHQVSGSKDRHRYYFDTVNQKMEKNELILKDELKQLHLCQSAEDVMMARNAIYRYHNENRNMAFGEFRFGPLFMRLCYELGLEELAATTLTDPALKRFFSDSTSFNIAIDMLFTKGCYENVLEVVGEMKKQGVLFNKDTFTLAFATCYELNTSESYHICLALLEGQTKGSLIPRHAYCFAIALALKQNNVERAQTIYSQIMSTDSWLCQNLKVLILAMTGSMKDAISALTTALVSKTPVLVKKPKEVVNVLRQKSTNALWEGRVEQVVRRLEEAGQITKQTLDDFLCHTPSGKRRLLGIIEQEIKSSRRTLRPLQSTLLSE; encoded by the exons ATGGCGCTGCGAGGACTGAACGGCTGTGCTCGCATTGTACTGACCGATGCATCAAGAGCAGCAGTGCTTCGAGGTGCCCTACTACAGTCAGACTGTTTGAAATGCCATTGTGGAG GTAGACGCCATCTCTTGTCTGAAGATGTGGTGAAGCTGCAGGATTTCCAGCAGAGAAAACTTGCTGTTGCCCACCAAGTGTCAGGATCAAAAGACAGGCATC GTTATTATTTTGATACAGTAAATCAGAAAATGGAGAAAAATGAGCTAATCTTGAAGGATGAATTGAAACAACTGCATTTATGCCAGTCTGCTGAAGATGTTATGATGGCAAGAAATGCTATTTACAG GTACCATAATGAGAATCGTAACATGGCATTCGGGGAATTCAGGTTTGGCCCTCTTTTTATGAGATTATGCTATGAGCTGGGTTTAGAGGAGCTGGCAGCTACAACTCTTACAGATCCA GCTCTAAAAAGATTCTTTTCAGACTCAACATCATTTAATATCGCCATTGACATGCTTTTTACTAAAGGATGCTACGAAA ATGTTCTAGAGGTGGTTGGAGAGATGAAGAAACAGGGAGTGCTATTCAACAAAGACACCTTCACACTAGCCTTTGCCACATGCTATGAACTG AACACTTCAGAGTCATATCATATCTGTTTGGCCCTGTTGGAAGGTCAGACAAAAGGCAGCCTCATCCCTCGGCATGCCTATTGCTTTGCAATTGCCCTTGCTCTTAAACAG aataatgttgAGAGAGCCCAGACAATCTACTCTCAGATCATGAGCACAGACAGTTGGCTATGCCAGAACTTGAAG GTGCTCATATTGGCTATGACAGGGTCCATGAAAGATGCAATCTCTGCCCTCACAACAGCTTTGGTGTCAAAGACTCCAGTGTTAGTGAAAAAACCTAAGGAAGTG GTTAATGTATTAAGGCAGAAGAGCACTAATGCTCTGTGGGAGGGGAGGGTGGAGCAAGTGGTGAGGCGGTTAGAGGAGGCTGGCCAGATCACCAAGCAGACACTGGATGATTTCCTGTGTCACACTCCTTCAGGGAAAAGGAGGCTTTTGGGAATAATCGAGCAGGAAATAAAGAGCAGCCGAAGGACTCTTAGACCATTGCAGTCCACACTACTGTCAGAGTGA